One region of Qipengyuania gaetbuli genomic DNA includes:
- the ald gene encoding alanine dehydrogenase produces the protein MRIGCPKEIKNHEYRVGLTPESARELTARGHEVWIETGAGLGIDATDAQYQAAGAKIVDGPDPIFAECEMVVKVKEPQAVERAKLREDQILYTYLHLAPDPEQTKELVASGVTAIAYETVTGPNRTLPLLKPMSQVAGRMSVQAGATALEKAHGGRGVLLGGVPGVMPGKVVVIGGGVVGFNAAQMAAGLGADVTILDRDPEVLERVGTHFESRAKTRFSNVANLHDAVCGADLVIGAVLIPGAAAPKLVTREMLGDMQKGAVLVDVAIDQGGCFATSRPTTHAEPTYVVDDIVHYCVANMPGAVARTSTYALNNVTLPHALRIADLGWKEALRTDPHLAEGLNVHAGEVTYEAVARELGYTYRPTSELVG, from the coding sequence ATGCGCATCGGCTGCCCCAAGGAAATCAAGAACCACGAATATCGCGTCGGCCTGACGCCCGAAAGCGCGCGCGAACTGACCGCACGCGGCCACGAGGTGTGGATCGAGACCGGCGCCGGTCTCGGCATCGATGCGACCGATGCGCAGTACCAGGCCGCCGGTGCGAAGATCGTCGACGGGCCGGACCCGATTTTTGCCGAGTGCGAAATGGTGGTGAAGGTCAAGGAACCGCAGGCGGTCGAACGGGCCAAGCTGCGCGAAGACCAGATCCTCTACACCTACCTCCACCTCGCGCCCGATCCGGAGCAGACCAAGGAACTCGTGGCGAGCGGTGTGACCGCGATCGCCTATGAAACGGTGACCGGACCCAACCGGACGCTCCCGCTGCTGAAGCCAATGAGCCAGGTCGCAGGTCGCATGAGCGTGCAGGCCGGCGCCACCGCGCTCGAAAAGGCCCATGGCGGCCGCGGCGTGCTGCTGGGCGGCGTTCCGGGCGTGATGCCGGGCAAGGTCGTCGTCATCGGTGGCGGCGTGGTCGGCTTCAACGCGGCGCAGATGGCAGCGGGCCTCGGCGCCGATGTCACCATCCTCGACCGCGATCCCGAAGTGCTGGAGCGTGTCGGCACGCATTTCGAAAGCCGCGCCAAGACGCGCTTCTCCAATGTCGCGAACCTGCATGATGCAGTGTGCGGTGCGGACCTCGTCATCGGTGCAGTCCTGATCCCGGGCGCTGCCGCACCGAAGCTGGTCACCCGCGAGATGCTGGGCGACATGCAGAAGGGCGCAGTCCTCGTCGACGTCGCGATCGACCAGGGCGGCTGCTTCGCAACCAGCCGTCCCACGACCCATGCAGAGCCGACCTATGTGGTCGACGACATCGTGCATTATTGCGTCGCCAACATGCCCGGTGCCGTCGCGCGCACCAGCACCTATGCGCTGAACAACGTGACGCTGCCGCACGCGCTGCGCATTGCCGATCTTGGCTGGAAGGAAGCCCTGCGCACCGACCCGCACCTGGCAGAAGGCCTCAACGTGCACGCCGGCGAAGTGACCTATGAAGCCGTCGCGCGCGAACTCGGCTACACTTACCGCCCGACCAGCGAGCTCGTCGGCTGA
- a CDS encoding acyl-CoA thioesterase, protein MTKLFSKEFTARPEHIDELGHVNNAVWVQWIQDLATSHWESAAREEDRATCFWVVTRHEIDYRGNVDEGQTVTGRTWIEGEPRGATSVRRVEFRNEAGKVIVSASTTWAMLDRETQRLVRVRSEVLAPFRD, encoded by the coding sequence ATGACCAAACTGTTTTCGAAAGAATTCACCGCCCGGCCCGAGCACATCGACGAGCTCGGCCACGTGAACAATGCCGTCTGGGTCCAGTGGATCCAGGACCTTGCGACCAGCCACTGGGAAAGTGCCGCACGCGAGGAAGACCGTGCCACCTGTTTCTGGGTCGTGACACGCCACGAGATCGATTACCGCGGCAATGTCGACGAAGGCCAGACAGTCACCGGCCGGACCTGGATCGAGGGCGAACCGCGCGGGGCGACATCCGTTCGCCGCGTCGAGTTCCGCAACGAGGCGGGCAAGGTCATCGTCTCGGCATCGACCACATGGGCGATGCTCGACCGGGAAACCCAGCGCCTCGTCAGGGTGCGCAGCGAAGTGCTGGCACCCTTCCGGGACTGA
- a CDS encoding YggS family pyridoxal phosphate-dependent enzyme: MEKAETPLQEVRAQIAKACKIARRDPGEVTLVAVSKTHPAEAIEPLLIEGQRHFGENRVQEAQGKWPALKEQFPATVLHLVGQLQSNKAEDAVELFDVIHSLDRSSLVKALAKAKEKAGRCPECFIQVDVGEEDQKGGCAIADLPALVAEARKAGIPLAGLMCIPPADTEPAPFFALLDKLARENGLPGRSMGMSGDFETAIMLGATHIRVGTALFGARG, from the coding sequence ATGGAAAAGGCAGAGACTCCGCTTCAAGAGGTCCGGGCACAGATCGCCAAGGCCTGCAAGATTGCCCGCCGCGATCCGGGCGAGGTGACGCTCGTCGCCGTCAGCAAGACGCATCCCGCTGAAGCGATCGAACCCTTGCTGATCGAAGGCCAGCGCCATTTCGGCGAGAACCGGGTGCAGGAAGCACAAGGCAAGTGGCCCGCGCTGAAAGAGCAGTTCCCTGCAACCGTGCTGCACCTCGTCGGGCAATTGCAGTCGAACAAGGCGGAGGATGCCGTCGAACTGTTCGATGTGATCCACTCGCTCGACCGCTCCAGCCTCGTGAAGGCGCTGGCCAAGGCGAAGGAGAAGGCTGGACGCTGTCCCGAATGCTTCATCCAGGTCGACGTGGGCGAGGAAGACCAGAAGGGCGGGTGTGCGATTGCCGACCTGCCCGCGCTGGTTGCCGAGGCACGGAAGGCAGGCATTCCGCTTGCGGGCCTCATGTGCATCCCGCCGGCCGATACTGAACCAGCACCTTTCTTCGCACTGCTCGACAAGCTTGCACGCGAAAACGGCCTGCCCGGCCGGTCGATGGGGATGAGCGGCGATTTCGAAACCGCCATCATGCTCGGCGCGACCCATATTCGCGTGGGGACCGCGCTGTTCGGCGCGCGCGGCTGA
- a CDS encoding S9 family peptidase — MSLKRMAACLSAASLLAGAPIAAQTSEGTSVTAPTSTPTAEKRDHSYTHHGITISDPYHWLKDQGYPVVDDEDILAYVKAENAWFETRMEPQKALVDELYEEMKARIKEDDSTVPQKDGDWLYWTEFEEGAEYRKWYRKPVAGGDKVLILDENQLAEGLDYFRLGAFSVSKSGRYLAYSTDTNGSERFTIVIKDLETGEMLADEIPGTRSGPTWVMGDKGIVYGKSTEQWRTHDATLHVLGTPVSEDVELYRETEEEGFSVATGLTAQEDWLVIATGDNETSEIRLVRADDPTGEQILVAPRKRGREYDVDVRDGVLYVHTNDDHVNFRLATASLDKPGEWKTLIPGSDEFYLSGFELFKDFYVTEGRLRGLDQIQLRSYADPNLVKPVAFTEASFSTGLSNNPEYDTDRLRLAYESMVTPDSVFDYHVKTGELELLKQQEIPSGYDPSLYKVERIEVKARDGTLVPVSIVSLKDRPMGGALHLYAYGAYGFAYPPNFSTTRLSLVDRGFAFAIAHIRGGDDLGRNWYLQGKLNERTNTFNDFVDVAKGLIDRGYTQKGKISASGGSAGGELMGVVLNTDPDLWGAVVAHVPFVDVLNTMLDKDLPLTPGEWPEWGNPIESKQAFAYILSYSPYDQVIAQDYPPLLVTAGLNDPRVTYWEPAKWVAKLREYKTDDNELLLKTNMGAGHGGKSGRFASIYEVAEEYAFILWQLGMTK, encoded by the coding sequence ATGTCTTTGAAGCGAATGGCCGCGTGCCTATCTGCTGCCTCACTTCTCGCCGGCGCCCCCATTGCCGCGCAAACATCCGAAGGGACTTCCGTGACTGCACCGACCTCGACGCCCACTGCAGAGAAGCGCGACCATTCCTATACCCACCACGGGATCACGATTTCCGACCCCTATCACTGGCTGAAGGACCAGGGTTATCCAGTCGTCGATGACGAGGACATCCTCGCCTATGTGAAGGCGGAGAACGCCTGGTTCGAGACGCGGATGGAGCCGCAGAAGGCGCTCGTCGACGAACTCTACGAAGAGATGAAGGCGCGCATCAAGGAAGACGATTCCACAGTGCCGCAGAAGGACGGCGACTGGCTCTACTGGACCGAGTTCGAGGAAGGCGCGGAATACCGCAAGTGGTACCGCAAGCCGGTGGCCGGCGGCGACAAGGTGCTGATCCTCGACGAGAACCAGCTTGCCGAAGGGCTCGACTATTTCCGCCTCGGTGCTTTCTCTGTGTCGAAGAGCGGTCGCTATCTCGCCTATTCGACCGACACCAACGGGTCCGAACGCTTCACCATCGTGATCAAGGACCTCGAGACGGGCGAGATGCTGGCGGACGAGATTCCCGGCACGCGTTCCGGCCCGACCTGGGTCATGGGCGACAAGGGCATCGTCTACGGCAAGAGCACCGAACAGTGGCGTACCCATGACGCGACGCTGCACGTGCTCGGCACGCCGGTGTCCGAGGACGTCGAACTCTACCGCGAAACAGAAGAAGAAGGCTTCAGCGTGGCTACCGGCCTGACCGCACAGGAAGACTGGCTGGTCATCGCCACCGGCGACAACGAGACGAGTGAGATCCGCCTGGTCCGCGCCGACGATCCGACCGGCGAGCAGATCCTCGTCGCCCCGCGCAAGCGTGGCCGCGAGTATGACGTCGATGTGCGCGACGGCGTCCTCTACGTGCACACCAACGACGATCACGTGAACTTCCGCCTCGCCACGGCCAGCCTCGACAAGCCCGGCGAATGGAAGACGCTAATCCCCGGCTCGGACGAATTCTACCTTTCGGGTTTCGAGCTGTTTAAGGACTTCTACGTCACCGAAGGGCGCCTGCGCGGCCTCGACCAGATCCAGCTGCGTTCGTACGCGGACCCGAACCTGGTCAAGCCGGTCGCCTTTACCGAGGCGAGCTTTTCGACCGGCCTGTCGAACAATCCGGAATACGATACCGACAGGCTGCGCCTCGCCTATGAAAGCATGGTCACGCCGGATTCGGTGTTCGACTACCACGTGAAAACGGGCGAGCTGGAACTCCTCAAGCAGCAGGAAATCCCGAGCGGTTACGACCCCTCGCTCTACAAGGTCGAGCGGATCGAGGTGAAGGCACGCGACGGTACGTTGGTGCCGGTCAGCATCGTCAGCCTGAAAGATCGCCCCATGGGCGGCGCGCTGCACCTTTATGCCTACGGCGCTTACGGCTTTGCATATCCGCCGAACTTCTCGACCACGCGCCTCAGCCTGGTCGATCGAGGCTTCGCCTTCGCCATCGCGCATATCCGCGGCGGCGACGATCTGGGCCGCAACTGGTACCTGCAGGGTAAGCTCAACGAGCGGACCAACACGTTCAACGATTTCGTCGACGTGGCGAAGGGCCTGATCGACAGGGGCTACACGCAGAAGGGCAAGATTTCCGCCAGCGGCGGTTCGGCCGGCGGCGAACTGATGGGCGTGGTGCTCAACACCGATCCCGACCTGTGGGGCGCGGTGGTGGCGCATGTGCCTTTCGTCGACGTGCTCAACACCATGCTCGACAAGGACCTACCGCTGACTCCGGGCGAATGGCCTGAATGGGGCAACCCGATCGAGAGCAAGCAGGCCTTCGCTTACATCCTCAGCTACTCGCCTTACGACCAGGTCATCGCGCAGGACTATCCGCCGCTGCTGGTCACCGCCGGCCTCAACGATCCGCGCGTCACCTATTGGGAACCTGCCAAGTGGGTCGCCAAGTTGCGCGAATACAAGACCGACGACAACGAGCTGCTCCTCAAGACCAACATGGGAGCAGGCCACGGCGGCAAGTCGGGCCGCTTCGCCTCGATCTACGAGGTGGCCGAGGAATACGCCTTCATCCTGTGGCAGCTCGGGATGACCAAATGA
- a CDS encoding thiamine phosphate synthase: MARRYSGPMHARQSLPLLWLLSDARNDAGLEQALERLPQGSGFVFRHYHLDPAPRRARYETLCAKARTRRHLVILSRADWETVAAWDADGLYGSPEHFAGAPPEGKLWLATAHDSEEMQRALALGASGIFLSPVFASASHPGGETLGVFGFRVLAQQSPVPVIALGGMDEARARELDWPRWGAIDGLASTKVA; this comes from the coding sequence ATGGCGAGGCGCTATAGCGGTCCCATGCACGCGCGCCAGTCCCTCCCACTGCTTTGGCTCCTTTCGGATGCGCGTAACGATGCCGGGCTGGAGCAGGCGCTCGAGAGATTGCCGCAGGGGTCGGGCTTCGTCTTCAGGCATTACCACCTCGATCCCGCCCCCCGCCGCGCGCGTTACGAAACGCTTTGCGCCAAGGCGCGGACGAGGCGACACCTCGTGATCCTCTCGCGGGCAGACTGGGAAACGGTCGCCGCGTGGGATGCGGACGGCCTGTACGGATCGCCGGAGCACTTCGCGGGTGCCCCGCCGGAGGGCAAGTTGTGGCTCGCGACGGCGCACGATAGCGAGGAGATGCAGCGTGCTCTCGCGCTTGGCGCCTCGGGCATCTTTCTCTCGCCCGTTTTCGCCTCGGCCTCGCACCCGGGCGGCGAAACGCTTGGCGTGTTCGGTTTTCGTGTGCTCGCGCAGCAATCGCCGGTGCCGGTAATCGCGCTCGGCGGGATGGACGAGGCGCGTGCAAGGGAACTCGATTGGCCGCGCTGGGGCGCGATCGACGGACTCGCCTCGACGAAGGTCGCTTGA
- a CDS encoding DUF389 domain-containing protein, with translation MARIVTPEAEEADRRPTPGWVHSPIGRALVPLRRWWFDSVIEGVDHSAVIAKVAGESDTSPRYIFMIMMSAGIAILGMLLSSPAVVIGAMLLSPLMSPIIGAGFALASGKIKWLKISIRALAIGTIAAVLFTALIVLVSPLQTVTPEIAARTQPNLFDLLVALFSSLAGSYALIRGREGTIVGVAIATALMPPLAAVGYGLATANWTVFGGALALYVTNFLTIALSATVMARLYGFRTDLSARQGWFQNVGIFVVFIALAIPLGFSLRDIAFEATSQRVVIDTISDSFPAKARVSDTVIDWDAEPLQISATVFTPQFNTGANDEIKRRLERRFERPVTVVIEQLRVGADPGAAEQAELVKARAEQQAAATERQISEMVGELAMVAGVPKTEVTVDRDNRRAVVEASQLPGLTLDGWRMLEGRVDAGMPGWTIELHPPMLPLPAITLIDGQPDEAGKVAMDVIAWASERRDLGVVVAGRGEALDSVATALRAKGVTLTQTDGGSANRIEVRWQALPQ, from the coding sequence ATGGCCCGTATCGTCACGCCTGAAGCCGAAGAAGCGGACCGCCGCCCCACGCCGGGCTGGGTTCACAGTCCGATCGGCCGGGCGCTGGTCCCGCTGCGCCGGTGGTGGTTCGACAGCGTTATCGAGGGCGTCGACCATTCCGCCGTTATCGCCAAGGTCGCCGGCGAGAGCGATACCAGCCCGCGCTATATCTTCATGATCATGATGTCGGCGGGCATTGCCATCCTCGGCATGCTGTTGTCTTCGCCGGCGGTCGTCATCGGGGCCATGCTGCTGTCGCCGCTGATGAGCCCGATCATCGGTGCGGGCTTCGCGCTGGCCTCGGGCAAGATCAAGTGGCTCAAGATCAGTATCCGCGCACTCGCCATCGGGACGATTGCGGCGGTCCTCTTCACTGCGCTCATCGTGCTTGTCTCGCCGCTGCAGACGGTGACGCCGGAGATCGCGGCCCGTACGCAGCCGAACCTGTTCGACCTGCTGGTGGCGTTGTTCTCCTCGCTGGCAGGCTCTTACGCACTCATTCGCGGACGCGAAGGCACTATCGTGGGCGTCGCCATCGCCACGGCCTTGATGCCGCCGCTGGCTGCCGTCGGTTACGGCCTTGCCACGGCCAACTGGACCGTCTTCGGCGGGGCGCTGGCGCTCTATGTCACCAACTTCCTGACCATCGCCCTGTCGGCGACGGTCATGGCGCGCCTCTACGGTTTCCGCACCGATCTGTCGGCGCGGCAGGGCTGGTTCCAGAACGTGGGGATCTTCGTGGTCTTCATCGCGCTGGCGATCCCGCTCGGCTTTTCGCTGCGCGACATCGCCTTCGAGGCCACCTCGCAGCGCGTGGTGATCGACACGATTTCCGACAGTTTCCCGGCCAAGGCGCGGGTCAGCGATACCGTTATCGACTGGGATGCCGAGCCGCTGCAGATCAGCGCCACGGTCTTTACGCCGCAGTTCAACACGGGCGCGAACGATGAGATCAAGCGCCGCCTCGAGCGCCGGTTCGAACGGCCCGTCACAGTGGTCATCGAACAGCTGCGCGTAGGCGCGGACCCGGGCGCGGCCGAGCAGGCCGAACTGGTCAAGGCGCGCGCGGAACAGCAGGCTGCGGCGACCGAACGGCAGATCTCCGAAATGGTCGGCGAGCTCGCCATGGTCGCAGGCGTCCCCAAGACCGAGGTCACTGTCGACCGCGACAACCGCCGCGCAGTGGTCGAGGCATCGCAGCTGCCCGGCCTGACGCTGGATGGGTGGCGGATGCTGGAAGGCCGTGTCGATGCAGGCATGCCGGGCTGGACCATCGAACTGCACCCGCCGATGCTGCCGCTTCCCGCCATTACGCTGATCGATGGCCAGCCGGACGAGGCGGGCAAGGTGGCCATGGACGTCATCGCTTGGGCTTCGGAGCGCCGCGACCTTGGTGTCGTGGTGGCGGGTAGGGGCGAGGCCCTCGATTCGGTCGCTACGGCATTGCGGGCAAAGGGCGTGACACTAACGCAAACCGACGGCGGCTCCGCCAACCGTATCGAAGTGCGCTGGCAGGCGCTTCCGCAATAA
- a CDS encoding aminopeptidase P family protein, whose product MLMQTHEARLDALRTELEKRGLNGFVVPISDEHMSEYVGSYAQRLHWLTGFGGSAGSAVVLKDRAAMFTDGRYTVQVREQVDGKLYDYEDVPATSPAKWIAANAPQGAKIGYDAWLHGIGWAEEAEKLFAKKGIELVAVDGNPIDAVWGDRPEPSKAAAVPHDERFAGRSSADKRAEIADWLKREGYDATVISALDSVAWLLNMRGTDVDNTPVALSYVLAHADGTAELFIAPDKVTPELSQHLGNAVRIRDRDQFEPALAELAGKTVAVDPKHAVAGIFHALQAGGAKIVRDDDPTVLPKAIKNEAERQGHRDAQARDGAAMVKYLRWIEENAPSGEIDELGAAAKLRELRGLSPDMKDTSFDTISAAAGHAALPHYKVDEDSNIPIPPSSIYLCDSGGQYPDGTTDITRTVWVGPGEPTAEMIDRNTRVLKGHIELDLARFPDGTPGGALDVLARMHLWQAGMDYGHGTGHGVGSYLSVHEGPQRISKPGGAFPGTETPLREGMILSNEPGYYKPGAYGIRIENLVLVVDAQIEGSEGKYLTFETLTHVPLDRRLVDKSLLTEREIAWWNAYHAKTRDILAPQLEGDDLAWLERECRPL is encoded by the coding sequence ATGCTGATGCAGACCCACGAAGCGCGTCTCGATGCGCTCAGGACCGAACTCGAAAAGCGGGGCCTCAACGGTTTCGTCGTGCCGATTTCCGACGAGCACATGAGCGAATATGTCGGCTCCTATGCCCAGCGCCTGCACTGGCTGACCGGCTTCGGCGGCAGCGCGGGCAGCGCGGTCGTGCTGAAGGACCGGGCCGCCATGTTCACCGATGGCCGGTATACCGTGCAGGTGCGCGAGCAGGTCGACGGCAAGCTCTACGATTACGAGGATGTGCCCGCGACGAGCCCGGCCAAGTGGATCGCCGCCAATGCGCCTCAGGGCGCGAAGATCGGCTACGACGCATGGCTGCACGGCATTGGCTGGGCGGAAGAGGCTGAAAAGCTCTTCGCCAAGAAGGGCATCGAACTGGTCGCGGTCGACGGCAATCCGATCGACGCGGTCTGGGGCGACCGGCCCGAGCCGAGCAAGGCGGCGGCCGTCCCGCACGACGAACGCTTCGCCGGCCGCTCCAGCGCCGACAAGCGCGCCGAGATCGCCGACTGGCTGAAGCGCGAAGGATACGACGCGACCGTAATCAGTGCGCTCGATTCGGTGGCATGGCTGCTCAACATGCGCGGCACCGACGTCGACAATACGCCGGTCGCGCTGTCCTATGTACTGGCCCATGCCGACGGCACGGCCGAGCTGTTCATCGCACCGGACAAGGTCACGCCGGAACTCTCGCAGCACCTCGGCAATGCCGTGCGCATTCGCGACCGCGACCAGTTCGAGCCTGCGCTGGCAGAACTCGCGGGCAAGACCGTGGCGGTGGACCCCAAGCATGCCGTCGCAGGTATCTTCCACGCGCTCCAGGCGGGCGGGGCGAAAATCGTGCGCGACGATGATCCGACAGTCCTGCCCAAGGCTATCAAGAACGAGGCCGAACGCCAGGGCCACCGCGATGCGCAGGCGCGCGACGGCGCGGCCATGGTCAAGTACCTGCGCTGGATCGAAGAGAACGCGCCTTCGGGCGAAATCGACGAACTGGGTGCGGCGGCCAAGCTGCGCGAATTGCGCGGCCTCAGCCCCGACATGAAGGATACCAGCTTCGACACCATCAGTGCCGCAGCCGGCCACGCCGCCCTGCCGCACTACAAGGTGGACGAGGACAGCAATATCCCGATCCCGCCGTCCAGCATCTACCTGTGCGATTCGGGCGGCCAGTATCCCGACGGAACTACCGATATTACCCGCACCGTGTGGGTCGGTCCGGGCGAGCCGACTGCGGAAATGATCGACCGAAACACCCGCGTGCTGAAGGGCCATATCGAGCTCGATCTCGCCCGCTTCCCCGACGGGACGCCGGGCGGTGCGCTGGACGTGCTGGCGCGCATGCACCTGTGGCAGGCGGGCATGGATTACGGCCACGGCACCGGCCATGGCGTCGGCAGCTACCTGTCGGTCCATGAAGGCCCGCAGCGCATCTCCAAGCCGGGCGGTGCGTTCCCCGGAACGGAGACCCCGCTGCGCGAAGGCATGATCCTGTCGAACGAGCCGGGCTACTACAAGCCGGGCGCCTACGGCATCCGCATCGAGAACCTCGTGCTGGTGGTCGATGCACAGATCGAGGGTAGCGAGGGCAAGTACCTCACCTTCGAGACGCTGACCCACGTGCCGCTCGACCGCAGGCTCGTCGACAAATCGCTGCTGACCGAGCGCGAGATCGCATGGTGGAACGCCTATCATGCCAAGACCCGCGATATTCTCGCGCCGCAGCTCGAAGGCGACGACCTCGCCTGGCTCGAACGGGAATGCCGCCCCTTGTAG
- a CDS encoding FtsK/SpoIIIE family DNA translocase gives MASRAGAKPDWRAAFRRSLRRAMHMAGAAFLLFMLVFLALSLASYTQTDPSASTAAAGTQVANWMGASGAWIAERAYFYFGLPALLLLPLLWISARRLWTGVENADEEETPGKWWGPLALLLLAMALLGTVVALLFDTSPGPFPAGAGGLAGLLGAGGIDAVATRFGGDFSGWITGALGVVSLGAGLALVTKVFALDWAQFFTLPRFFDRRVELSDIDLPLVPKKARRARPKVDGGDDDADEDAPQERRRAPEIADPKPAPARSQPAKAKQRDMFANYQLPSHDLLDDAPPHSAQKLDKIALERNARLLENVLDDFNVKGEITAVRAGPVVTMYELEPAPGIKASRVVGLAEDIARNMSAISARVSPIPGKTVIGIELPNADRQMVSYKELATSAAFVDSKGSLPMILGKDIAGEPIIADLAAMPHLLVAGTTGSGKSVGLNAILLSLLYRFTPDECRLILIDPKVLELKTYDDIPHLLSPVVTEPAKSVRALKWAVEEMERRYRMMSSVNSRNIAGFNEKVKAAAAKGKPLGRRVQTGFDAETGEELYEEEQLDYQPLPLIVLIVDELADLMVTVGKEIEVLIQRLSQKSRAAGIHLIMATQRPSVDVITGVIKANLPTRISFKVTSRIDSRTILGEQGAEQLLGKGDMLYKPNTGAMIRVHGPFVADEEVERVADHWRAQGKPDYVDAVTEEPEDGGFNFEDDFTASDNPEERKYRQACQIVVENQKASGSWLQRQMGVGYNTAAKWIERMESEGLVGPANHVGRREIYRDQDGNPI, from the coding sequence ATGGCATCGCGCGCAGGCGCCAAACCCGATTGGCGGGCGGCTTTCCGCCGTTCGCTGCGCCGCGCCATGCATATGGCGGGCGCCGCCTTCCTGCTGTTCATGCTGGTGTTCCTCGCCCTGTCGTTGGCCAGCTATACGCAAACCGATCCCAGCGCCTCGACCGCTGCGGCCGGTACGCAGGTGGCAAACTGGATGGGAGCGAGCGGCGCCTGGATAGCAGAGCGCGCCTATTTCTATTTCGGTCTTCCGGCCCTGCTTCTGCTGCCGCTGCTGTGGATCTCGGCCCGCCGCCTCTGGACCGGTGTCGAGAATGCCGACGAGGAGGAAACGCCGGGCAAGTGGTGGGGCCCCCTCGCCCTGCTGTTGCTCGCAATGGCCCTGTTGGGAACGGTCGTCGCGCTGCTGTTCGACACCAGCCCCGGCCCCTTCCCGGCTGGCGCGGGCGGGCTCGCCGGCCTGCTGGGCGCAGGCGGGATCGATGCCGTGGCGACCCGCTTCGGCGGCGATTTCAGCGGCTGGATTACGGGTGCACTCGGTGTCGTGTCGCTGGGTGCCGGACTGGCACTGGTAACGAAGGTCTTTGCGCTCGACTGGGCGCAATTCTTCACTCTGCCGCGCTTCTTCGACCGGCGCGTCGAACTGTCCGATATCGACCTGCCGCTGGTCCCGAAGAAAGCACGCCGCGCCCGGCCCAAGGTGGACGGGGGCGACGACGACGCGGACGAGGACGCGCCGCAGGAACGCCGCCGCGCGCCGGAAATCGCCGACCCCAAGCCCGCTCCCGCCCGCTCGCAGCCGGCCAAGGCGAAGCAGCGCGACATGTTCGCCAATTACCAGCTACCGAGCCACGATTTGCTCGACGATGCGCCGCCGCATTCGGCGCAGAAGCTCGACAAGATAGCGCTCGAACGCAATGCCCGCCTGCTCGAAAATGTGCTCGACGACTTCAACGTCAAGGGCGAGATCACCGCGGTGCGCGCCGGTCCGGTCGTCACCATGTACGAGCTGGAGCCCGCGCCCGGCATCAAGGCCAGTCGCGTGGTCGGGCTTGCCGAGGATATCGCCCGCAACATGAGCGCGATCAGCGCGCGCGTTTCCCCCATTCCGGGCAAGACGGTGATCGGCATCGAACTGCCCAACGCCGACCGCCAGATGGTCAGCTACAAGGAGCTGGCGACTTCGGCCGCCTTCGTTGACAGCAAGGGCTCGCTGCCGATGATCCTGGGCAAGGACATCGCGGGCGAACCGATCATCGCCGACCTTGCAGCCATGCCGCACCTGCTGGTCGCAGGTACCACCGGTTCGGGTAAATCGGTGGGGCTCAACGCGATCCTGCTGTCGCTGCTGTACCGCTTCACGCCGGACGAGTGCCGCCTGATCCTGATCGATCCCAAAGTCTTGGAACTCAAGACCTACGACGATATCCCGCACCTCCTTTCGCCCGTGGTGACCGAACCGGCGAAGTCGGTCCGCGCGCTCAAGTGGGCGGTCGAGGAAATGGAGCGGCGCTACCGCATGATGAGCAGCGTGAATTCGCGCAACATCGCGGGCTTCAACGAAAAGGTGAAGGCGGCCGCCGCCAAGGGCAAGCCGCTGGGCCGCCGCGTACAGACGGGCTTCGATGCAGAGACGGGCGAGGAACTCTACGAGGAAGAACAGCTTGATTACCAGCCGCTGCCGCTGATCGTCTTGATTGTCGACGAGCTGGCCGACCTCATGGTCACCGTCGGCAAGGAGATCGAGGTGCTGATCCAGCGCCTGTCGCAGAAATCGCGTGCCGCCGGCATCCACCTGATCATGGCGACGCAGCGCCCATCGGTCGACGTCATCACCGGCGTGATCAAGGCGAACCTGCCGACGCGCATCAGCTTCAAGGTCACCAGCCGCATCGACAGCCGCACGATCCTTGGCGAACAGGGCGCGGAGCAGCTGCTGGGCAAGGGCGACATGCTCTACAAGCCGAACACCGGCGCGATGATCCGCGTACACGGCCCCTTCGTCGCCGACGAGGAGGTCGAGCGGGTGGCTGATCACTGGCGCGCGCAGGGCAAGCCCGACTATGTCGACGCCGTTACCGAAGAGCCGGAAGACGGCGGCTTCAATTTCGAGGACGATTTCACCGCTTCCGACAATCCGGAAGAGCGCAAATACCGCCAAGCCTGCCAGATCGTGGTCGAGAACCAGAAGGCGAGCGGCTCGTGGCTGCAGCGCCAGATGGGGGTCGGCTACAACACCGCCGCCAAGTGGATCGAGCGGATGGAAAGCGAAGGGCTGGTTGGACCCGCAAACCATGTGGGCCGGCGCGAGATTTATCGCGACCAGGACGGCAACCCGATCTAG